A genome region from Bacteroidota bacterium includes the following:
- a CDS encoding T9SS type A sorting domain-containing protein, translating to MKKTFIALFCILCLASLSAKSQTTIPNPDFEIWADTATALGWDCSNIDTSYMGFPVKIYTAVQDSLNQHGGSYCMKLKSKNVGFGMPTNPGFTTLGTFWFTISPQAGGAIGGIPFSGKPDTLKGWYKATPQGSDLPTVFMEIWQGAHATIIQRDTILLPAAASYTQFAMKLNYSSTASPDSMNIVISSSKLYVQADIAANSLMYIDDLELVYGNTSIMGINYTKEFNVYADAATNNLIVNLSLEMPEMTTISMYNTAGQLVYRTLKNIGQSAEAISLNTFEKGIYIVDVRTDKGKHFSQKISLN from the coding sequence ATGAAAAAAACTTTTATTGCATTATTTTGCATCCTCTGTCTGGCAAGCCTTTCTGCAAAAAGCCAGACAACCATCCCAAACCCTGATTTTGAAATATGGGCCGATACTGCAACTGCCCTGGGCTGGGATTGCTCTAATATTGACACCTCCTATATGGGCTTTCCGGTTAAAATATATACTGCAGTTCAGGATAGCCTGAATCAGCATGGTGGCAGTTACTGCATGAAATTGAAATCGAAAAATGTCGGTTTTGGAATGCCCACCAATCCGGGCTTTACTACATTGGGCACCTTCTGGTTTACCATCTCACCACAGGCAGGCGGCGCTATTGGCGGCATACCGTTTTCCGGAAAACCGGATACGCTGAAAGGCTGGTATAAAGCTACACCTCAGGGTAGTGACCTGCCAACAGTTTTTATGGAAATATGGCAAGGAGCCCATGCAACCATTATACAGAGAGATACAATTTTACTTCCGGCAGCAGCATCATACACTCAGTTTGCAATGAAACTGAATTACAGTTCCACAGCAAGCCCCGACAGTATGAATATTGTAATCAGTTCTTCAAAACTGTATGTTCAGGCAGATATTGCTGCAAACTCACTGATGTATATCGACGACCTCGAGCTGGTTTATGGGAACACAAGCATCATGGGAATAAACTACACCAAAGAATTCAATGTGTATGCCGATGCGGCAACCAACAACCTTATTGTGAACCTGTCGCTTGAAATGCCTGAAATGACAACCATTTCAATGTATAATACTGCCGGTCAGCTTGTTTACAGAACACTGAAAAATATCGGACAATCTGCCGAAGCTATCAGCCTCAACACATTTGAAAAGGGGATTTATATTGTTGATGTTCGCACCGATAAAGGCAAGCATTTTTCGCAGAAGATATCTTTGAATTAG